A window of Pseudomonas putida genomic DNA:
TGGCCGAGCTGACCCCCTGGATACTGGAGCGCGGGCTGGAGCCTTCGCTGGACATCGCCGCGGGCGACTACCATTTGCATACCGACGCTGGCGCGCTGGGAATTGCCTTGCAGAATCTGGTGGCCAATGCCGTGGATCATTCGCCAGCGGGGGGGAGGGTTGCCGTGACACTGCAGCGTGAAGGGCAAGCCCTGCTGATCAGCGTCGACGACGAGGGGCCGGGTATCGCCGAGGTCGACCAGCAGCGGGTGTTCGAGCGCTTCTACAGCAAGGGCTCGACCAATGGCGCCGGGCTGGGGTTGTCGATCGTCAGCACCATCATGACCCGCCTGGGTGGCAGCGTGCAGTTGCGCAACCAGACGCCACACGGACTGCGCGCGACCTTGCGCCTGCCCGTGGAGCCCTGAACGTTGCTAGTGTTTCTGGGCGATCTGGATCAGGTTGCCGCAAGTGTCATCGAACACCGCTACGGTGACTGGCCCCATGGCAGTAGGCGGTTGGGTGAACTGCACACCCGCCGCGCACAGCCGGGTATATTCTGCCTGGATGTCCCGCACACCGAACGAGGTGGCGGGGATGCCGTCCTGCTTGAGCGCGGCTTTGTAGACCTTGGCGGCCGGGTGCGCGTCGGGCTCGAGCAGCAGCTCGACGCCGTTGGGGTCGTTGGGGGAGGTGAGGGTGAGCCAGCGGTGTCGGCCCATGGGGATGTCGTGCTTGGGCTCGAAACCGAGTACGTAGTGGTAGAAAGCCAGGGCTTTGGCCTGGTCGTCGACGAGGATGCTGGTGACTATGATCTTCATGAACGCACACCGTATGCCTGGAGTCGTTGAGTACCAGTAAAGACAATCAGCGGCATTTGGCCAGGGCACCGGGTTCACTGAGAGCCCTGCAGCGCGATCCGACAGCATTTCTTTTCACGGTCAAAGTTCCAGATGGGTTGGTGGCAATGGGGGCTGTAGCGTTGATCGGGCAATACCACCCAATCCAAGGAGTGAACCCCATGCAAGAAAAACCCGTTAACGAGCCAGACGACACTCTCGACCACGAACAGCTGGCAAATGCAGAACCGCAGGTAACGTTGTCCCGGCGCAAGCGCAGTGTACAGCCAGTAGTCGGCATGCCCTGCACGCCAGGGTACAAACTGATTGGTGATGACTGTGTAATCGCCAATATCGATTTCGAGTGAAGCAAAGGGGGGGGGCGCACGGCGTCCCCTCGTAAAAACCTGCTCAAGCCATAGGTAAATCCTTCATCACCCGGCCCCCACCCAGCCGCTGCCGAGGGTAAAGTGACAGGCATGATCCCAGCGCGCCCAGACCGGCGTCAGAGAGGTGCCCGTGGCGGCCTACACATTGCGACAACTCAAGTACTTCGTCACCACCGTCGAGGCCGGCAGCGTGGCCGAGGCTTCACGCCAGCTGTACATCGCCCAGCCGTCCATCTCCACGGCCATCAAGAGCCTGGAAGAAAGCTTCGGCGTGCAGCTGTTCATCCGCCATCACGCCCAGGGTGTGTCTCTCACGCCCAGCGGCAAGCGCTTCTATGCCAAGACCAGGTCGCTGCTGCAGATGGCCCACGAGTTCGAGCAGAACGCCCTGGCCGACAACGATACCGTGGCCGGGCAGATCGACATCGGCTGCTTCGAAACCGTGGCACCGCTGTACCTGCCACGCCTGATCGCCGGCTTTCGCCAGCGTTACCCGGGGGTGGATATCCGACTGCGCGACGGCGAGCAGCAGGAGCTGATCCAGGGCCTGACCGCAGGTACCTTCGACCTGGCGTTCCTCTACGACCATGACCTGGACGGCACCATCGAGGCCGAGCCGCTGATGCCGCCGCAGAAACCCTATGTGCTGCTGCCCGAGAGCCACCGCTTCGCCGGTCAGGCCCAGGTGTCGCTGCGTGACCTGTGCCCGGAACCGATGATTCTGCTGGACGTTGCCCCCAGCCGTACCTACTTCGTCAGCCTGTTCAACGAAATGGGCCTGACGCCCAATATCGTCTTCAGCTCGCCGTCGATCGAGATGGTGCGTGGCATGGTCGGGCAGGGGTTCGGCTTTTCGCTGCTGGTGACGCGGCCGCATTCGGAGTACACCTACGACGGGCAACGCCTGGCCATGCTGGACATTGCCGAGCCAGTGGCGCTGTCAGGGCTGGCGGCAGCATGGTTGAAACGTGTGCAACTGACCAAACCGGCGCAGCTGTTCGTCGAGTTTTGCCGGGAAGAATTGGCCAAGTTCTGAACGGGCACGCCATGCATCCTCCGGCCGAGGCATGGCGCGCCTGCTGATCAGGGGTTGACCTGATAGCCGCGCCCTTGCAGGCACCCGGCATAGGCACTGGCATGAGCCTGGGCTTTCGCTTCGTCCTGGCCGCGCCGGTCCTGACGGCGGTCCTGGCGCTGACGCATGCCACCGACTGCAGCACCAGCGGCGGCCACTTCGCCGGCGCGGTTCTGCCGGTATTCCTGCTTGGCGTCATCACCAACCCGGTCATACAGCTCGTCGTGCTGGTTGCCGCGCACCTGCGCGCCGGCCGCACCGGCAACCGCGCCGGCGGCGGCACCACGTACCCGGCCACCGACATGGGGGTCGCTGGATGTGGCGGCACTGTTCGCGGCATTGGTCGCGACGGTATTGCAATCATTGATATCCAGTTGCATCTGCTGGCTGCTCTGGCCCTTGAGCGGCACCACCGACTGCGCCTGGGCTGCCGATGCCGCGCACAGCAGCACCAGCAGGTAACTCCACGTGAACGTACGCATGGCAAACCTCCAGCGGGTGGGGATCCCGTTTCACAGGATAGTTCTCTTTGCTGTCGATGATGGCAGTTTTGCCGGGATGGTCTAAACCGGATATCAAACGTGGTTCGCCTGCGTATCACGGCGTGAATCCGGGCTACCTGTGGAAACCCCATGAGCCAGACCCAGCAGCTGATCATCTGTGAGTACTGTGACACGGTTTACCACCGTGCGCCGTTGCTCAAGCACCAGCGCGCCGTTTGCCAGCGCTGTGGCGGCGTGCTGTACCGGCACACCTCGCTGACCGTGCAGCAGCGGCTGGCCCTGAGTGTGACAGGTGGCATCCTGCTGGTGTTCGCCAACTTCTACCCGGTGATGACCATTGGCATGCAGGGGCTCACCCATTCCGCGACCTTATGGGACTCGGTGCAGATCCTCAGCCACGGCAGCATCACCTTCATCGCCCTGGTCATGGCCCTGTCGATCATCTTTGCGCCGGTGCTGCAGATTACCCTCTTGTGCTGGGTGTTGGGTTTCGCCCTGGCTGGCCAGCGCGCACCCGGTTTTGCCCTGTGCATGCGCAGCCTGGAGGGCCTGCGGCCTTGGAGCATGCTGGAAGTGTGCCTGCTAGGGGCGATGGTGGCGGTGATCAAGCTGGCGGGGTTTCTCGATGTGATACCTGGCATCGGCCTGCTGGCGCTAGCTGCGCTGAGCATGCTGATCATCCATATCGCCGGCAAAGACATCCGCGACCTTTGGGAGCAGGTATGAATACCCCGGCCAGCGCCGACGAGCTGGGCCTGTGCCTGTGCCATGGCTGCGGTCAGGCCTGCGAACTGGGTAGCGACAAGCACACCTGCGAACGCTGTGGTGCTGCCATTCACCGGCGCAAGGCCAATGCCATCAGCCGCGGCTGGGCGTTTCTGCTGGCGGCGCTGATTTTCTACATCCCCGCCAACCTGCTACCGGTCATGCACACCGAAATGCTTGGCAGCGGCAGCGAAAGCACCATTGGCGGTGGCGTGCTGGAGTTCTGGGAGGCAGGTGCCTGGGATATCGCGCTGATCATCTTCATTGCCAGCGTGGGCGTGCCGGCCATCAAGTTCTTCTCGCTCGGCCTGTTGCTGTTTACCGCCGGGCGTGGTTCCACCTGGGCCTGCCGGCAGCGTTCGCAACTGTACCGGTTCGTCGAGTTGATCGGTTACTGGTCGATGCTCGATGTGATGGTGGTGGCGCTGGTGGCGGCGCTGGTGCAACTGCGCGAGCTGGGCACCATCGAGCCACGGGTGGGCATTCTGTTTTTCGGCATGGTGGTGGTTCTGACCATGTTTTCTGCGATGAGCTTCGATCCACGCCTGATCTGGGATAGCCGAGCGAACGA
This region includes:
- a CDS encoding VOC family protein, which translates into the protein MKIIVTSILVDDQAKALAFYHYVLGFEPKHDIPMGRHRWLTLTSPNDPNGVELLLEPDAHPAAKVYKAALKQDGIPATSFGVRDIQAEYTRLCAAGVQFTQPPTAMGPVTVAVFDDTCGNLIQIAQKH
- a CDS encoding LysR family transcriptional regulator; the protein is MAAYTLRQLKYFVTTVEAGSVAEASRQLYIAQPSISTAIKSLEESFGVQLFIRHHAQGVSLTPSGKRFYAKTRSLLQMAHEFEQNALADNDTVAGQIDIGCFETVAPLYLPRLIAGFRQRYPGVDIRLRDGEQQELIQGLTAGTFDLAFLYDHDLDGTIEAEPLMPPQKPYVLLPESHRFAGQAQVSLRDLCPEPMILLDVAPSRTYFVSLFNEMGLTPNIVFSSPSIEMVRGMVGQGFGFSLLVTRPHSEYTYDGQRLAMLDIAEPVALSGLAAAWLKRVQLTKPAQLFVEFCREELAKF
- a CDS encoding YMGG-like glycine zipper-containing protein, whose amino-acid sequence is MRTFTWSYLLVLLCAASAAQAQSVVPLKGQSSQQMQLDINDCNTVATNAANSAATSSDPHVGGRVRGAAAGAVAGAAGAQVRGNQHDELYDRVGDDAKQEYRQNRAGEVAAAGAAVGGMRQRQDRRQDRRGQDEAKAQAHASAYAGCLQGRGYQVNP
- a CDS encoding paraquat-inducible protein A; its protein translation is MSQTQQLIICEYCDTVYHRAPLLKHQRAVCQRCGGVLYRHTSLTVQQRLALSVTGGILLVFANFYPVMTIGMQGLTHSATLWDSVQILSHGSITFIALVMALSIIFAPVLQITLLCWVLGFALAGQRAPGFALCMRSLEGLRPWSMLEVCLLGAMVAVIKLAGFLDVIPGIGLLALAALSMLIIHIAGKDIRDLWEQV
- a CDS encoding paraquat-inducible protein A, with the translated sequence MNTPASADELGLCLCHGCGQACELGSDKHTCERCGAAIHRRKANAISRGWAFLLAALIFYIPANLLPVMHTEMLGSGSESTIGGGVLEFWEAGAWDIALIIFIASVGVPAIKFFSLGLLLFTAGRGSTWACRQRSQLYRFVELIGYWSMLDVMVVALVAALVQLRELGTIEPRVGILFFGMVVVLTMFSAMSFDPRLIWDSRANEGGRIDGARD